From the genome of Tripterygium wilfordii isolate XIE 37 chromosome 6, ASM1340144v1, whole genome shotgun sequence:
ATGAAAAGAAGTAATATTGGATGTGTTTGTATgtaaaaaacataaaagaagttggattattctgtattttgttggattattgtctcaaaatataatttaatatttgtGTCTTATAGTTGTTATGTATTGAcacattgataaatatatgtatacacacttTATATCatcacaagaaaataataatgttgtatctcaaatttatgtttttcaccaaacaaacaatagaaaacattagcaatttttttatccaaacactagaaactaATTATTTTTCCATGATAATTATTTCCTTGAGATATATTTTTCATGAGATGTTAGTTTTCCTCCAAACAAACGGAGCATACCTAAACCAACTCTTGTCAATAACTATAGTACTACACTGTTTCTGTTTCAAGTTCTACCGCTTGTATAATTGTTATGTGACATTAATTACCCTGCAATTGCTTCCTGGTGTAGCCTTCCGTGAACAATGTAGCTAGTGCTTATTGGGTGAATCATTGACTCTTGAATTACTTTCCTGCTAATCAAATAACTGGGGGGCCAAAGATGGGTCCAGGCAGGGTACTCTGTACTGTAGCACTGAAACAGGGGCTAttttttgaggttttttttttgtcgtacGGGGCTTCTGACGGATATTAAATACCACAATGATACTCCCATGTTTTTTTACTGAAATGActtttatcaatattttttttacactAATGACGTTGTCTTCAATAGCGTCATAAGGTTTTTAAAATCAGTACATTAATGACGCAGTTATAAATAATGTCTTAAGGAAAATTAGATGTTTTATACTATCGACGTTGTTATAAAGAGCGTCATTCAAGATAATGTGAAATAACGCCATTTGGAACGACGTCATTTTAGATCATATGATGACGCTATTTGGCATTGGCAAGGGCTAAGAGAGCTGTTGCTTCTTTGAGCGATGCGGTTAATGATGTTGTTGACGCTGTTGCCCACAACTGGTTCGCAACATGTTACGACATTCTTGATGAGCTTAGAGAGGGATATCGTCTGACTGATGTTAAGACCCATGCTGGGGTAGTTAGACCACCACAAGTACCTCAACGTACACAAGGTCGAGGGCACGGACGTGGACGTGGAATTCCTCTATTTGCTACCGATTTCACAGCTAACACAGGAAGCTCCAACTCCAGGACCATCTACTACTCCTAGCACTTGGCCTCCATGCACTAGGAGGAGGACTGACATGTAAACTGCCTTGATTATATTACTTAACATGTAGTTTGTTAATGAATTAAAAACTTTAATTGGTACGTGATGTTATATGATGCCATGTTGTTGATAAAATATTACTCTGCTGCCATATTTTGGTTAGTATTTCTTATTTTTACAAGCTGCTTTATGGTTGCTAAAAACTGTCATGAGCTGTGTACTTCTTCTAACAATGACGCTGTTAAAAATGCGTCATTGTTATTTCCTCAAATGACGCTATTACTCATGGCGTCATTAGTGTTTGTCTATTATTAATGTTGTTTATCATAGTGTCTTTTGCGAAATATAATGAAAATGTTGTTCTAAAAAGCGTCTCCTAATTGAAAAACCATTATCGTTAGTGATGCTGTTCCAAACAACGTCATTATCAATGATGCCGTTGATAACAGCGTCAAAACCAttacgataaaaaaaaaatgagactgtcattgtggtatttaaaatcCGTCAGAAACCCTGTATGGAGCAAACTCATTTTTTTCCCAACAAACTATAAGGACCATTGGCGCACTCAATCTAGACCATCTTACTACAACTTCGATTGCAAACAAGCACTTTAAAGTTCCTAAGTTAAGGCCGAGGGACTACCCCATTCTCTGCAACCAACGACTGACAAAACCAATCTAGACCCATCCCTATTCCATAATCCATGCTTCACCACTACTCGATGCTACCACCAACTACCACCAGAGTTTGTTGGGTGACGGAAAATTTATTCCTTCAACAGAAAAATCTTCTTCTATCTCATTCCATTATAATTGTCGATTCATCCAAATAGACTAACATCTAGGGTGAAAAGCGAAGTGTGGTAGGTTTCGCAGAGAAATCAGAGTAAATAAAGAGTCGCCATATTTTTTGCATCTACCTATGTCTCTATCTATGTCGGTTCTTGATTGGGTAAATTGCACTTTTGcacatcgaaagatggtggTTGTTTCAATTTGCGTActattgtttaaaatgtttcaatttaaaCGCTCAAagataaaaatgtttcaaattaatcaCTTGGGTAGGTTTTCCTAGTTTGGCAAAGTCAATGATAATGATATTAATCCATACACAAGCGGATACACAAAGTTATACTTCTTCAAATGATTACCTCTTTATGATTAGTCTTTTATTGGACTAAAGTGGACATGTATCATTATCTTTAGTAAGGTCATTCATCGTTTGagcttaatttatttatttagttggaTCTCTagtttattaatatattttttattgggtTAGGGGGGACATTTATTGAGTTATCTACATAATATatccaaattatatatatacataatttattatcaaaaaaatactattaaaaaaattaattaagggAGCGGCCTCCCACTTTTGGGTGGGCGTGATTCCATCCCTGCATATTACACAATTTTTATTACAACTTTTAAGTTAACATTGAAATTAATCTaatcgctctaccaaacggagttAGTGGATTGAATAGCAAATGGCCATGGCGGCTAATTTTGCAAGAAGAACGCTTAAAGTCTCTTCAGCATATATCAGGGAAAACCCCTTAAGCCATTCGACGACAATAGGGTTACCTTTTGCATGCAAAGCTACTAAGTTGAGTGGACTCGATACTGCTAAGCCCACCTATGTTTCTCGAATCTCCAGTCAGAAACCCATCTTCTCTAGGTCAGATTCAATTTGATACATATGTGCATTCCTGCATGTAGGGTTGGGATTAGGTTGGTTATATCAGCCATTACCCGTCAACTGGCCCATTATTGGTCGGTCAATAATCAACCATGAATCAACCCTCATAGTCAGGCTGATAAAATCACCGGACCCATGTATAGATGGGTTGGttgatgatttttaaaataccgTATCATCGGTTGGCTGATaattatcggccaaccgactATTTTAGTTTACCTTTTTTGATTCTGTAACTTGTTTGACTAGAAAAAAGGAAATTTATTGATgaggttttgtccaattttttttttctttcttagctATGGAAATATTAACAATGAGCGAGGCAAATGGAGTCTTAATTATAGTGTTCTAACTGAAGAGTgagttttgattttgaatgtATTGTTGTAACCCACACGAGaagtcccacattgaaaaaacaTGTAAGTGTTAAGTGGGTTATAAGGCAAGTGATTGGACCCAACTCATAAGTCATGAATTTTGAGAAAGAATGGGCCAGCCATCCACTTGCCTTGAAGCCCAATTGTAGGACCATGTAATGTGGGCGCCCTCAAGATCCAAAATGTCAGCATAGTATCGAAGTGACGTCATGGGGATATGGTGAAGAGGTCCAAAGGTGAAGGAGTTAATGTGACAACCGCCTTCTTACATCTAGAGCAACTAGATGTGAAAATCGCCTTCTTACATGGAGATTTGGAAGAGGAGATCTATATGCAACAACCTGAGGGTTTTAAAGAAAGAGGCAAGAAAAATCTTGTGTGCAAATTGAAAAAGAGCTTGTCCTGTTTGAAACAAGCGCCTCATCATTGGTACAAGAAGTTTGACAACTTCATGAAGAGAATGGGCTACCATAAATGCAATGCTGATCATTACTGCTACTTCAAGACAATGGCAGAGCTAGGAATTGATCATGGGGTGGGTTGACGCATATTGGTTTGTTCGAAAAATTTCCGTAGGGTTTCGGGGTCATCgcccatgaaattttttttagggttattttacaacaatacaacttattaaaatgatattGTGGATGAAAATCCATCTTAATATTTGGTATCATAAAGGAACCCAATagtttaacataaatacatattaaaattgatgaaaattaattaaagaccaTGAAAGATACAATTAGAATATGtaagtattgttatgtattattgtttaatataaataataatagaatgAAAGTTAGTATTGTTATGTATCATTCATTACTATTAGGTAATAAAACATCATAGTCTAaagatacaaacatatatatagtaatgtatatatgtagtatatatatgtatatatatgttgtaggatatatgtatgtaatatatatatgtgtatatatatatatatatgttgtcccCCCCTCCCTCCACCCCTGCTTCAAGAGGTTTGATGCCAGTTTCATTATTCGCTTACTTTATGTCAATGACATGTTAGTGGCAGGATCAGACatgaaagaaattaagaatTTGAAGCAACATTTGCAAGTGAATTTTCCATGAAAGACTTGGGTCTAGCAAAGCGAATTCTTGGAATGAAATTATGAGGGATAGAAACTCTAAAGTTATCTCAGGCTGAATATATCGACAATATTCTTCAGCGTTTCAACATGGATAGTGCTAAAGTTGTTAGCACACCATTAGCTAGTCACTTCAAGCTAACTAAGGAACAGGTCtcctcagacttctaagagtgATTATACGGATAGAGTTCCATATGCATATGCTACTGGAAGCGTAATGTATGCTATGATCTGCACCAGACCATATATATCCCATGCAGTGAGAGTTGTCAGCAGATTTATGTCAAATCTAGGAAAGCAACACTGGGAAGCAGTAAAGTAAATATTGAGGTATCTAAAGGGTGCTATCAATATGTGTCTTTGCCATGGAAAAAGGAACTTGAGTTTAGAGGGATATGTTTATGCAGTTCACGGAGGGATATGTTAATTTACAGTAGGTGCTACTGCAGTTAGCTGGATTTCACAATTGCAAAAGATTGTTGTATTGTTTGCTACAGAAGGTGAGTATGTAGCTGTGACAGAAGCCAGTAAAGAGATGGTTTGGTTGCAAAGCTTGCTAGAAGAATTTGGTTTTAAACAAGTAAAGGGTACCTTTTACTATGACAATCATAGTGCTATACACCTTGATAAAAAGTCAACATTTCATTTGAGGACCAATCACATTGACATTCGCTACCACTTCATCATATCACTACTGAAGGATACAATCCTAAAACATGAGAAGATTCAAGGAAGCAGAAATCCAGCGGACAAGTTGACAAAGACGGTGACAATTGAGAAATTGAAGTTATGCTCAACTTCAGTTGGTTTTCTAGGTTGAAGAAGACAGATGATTGATATGTGTGGCGCCTGCCACCATTAAATGGCATTGTTGATTTGTGTGGTGCATGTCACCATTAAACTAAGACTTGATAAGTGTGGCGCATGCCACTCATTAAGTGGATCCACCATGCTGAACTTTGAGCAACAGCAAGATTGGACTTTGGAGCTGCCGTGATTGAGTCCAGTTCCTCTTGCCCCGCCAaggtctctttcttttcttgggaGGCGCTTTGGGTGATAAAATTGTTACTATTGATAACTTAAAAAGAAGGGGTTTTCTTTTGCCAAATGGATGTGCTTTGTAAGGCAGTGGAAGAATCGATTTCCCACCACCTTTTGTACTACTCTTGGCGTCGAAAGTATGGAGTACAGCGTCAAATTTAATGGGCATTGGGTTCCATTTGATAACTTAATGTCAGAGGTTGAGGTCTGATTTCTCCTGGCCACTAACAAAATCCAAAAGGGAAATTGTCATCATGATCTTTCAATATTGTACCTGTTGGTTAATTTGGAAGGAGCGGAATTCAAGAATTTTCCATGATAAAAAGAAATCCTATTTGGGGTTTTCCTGAATAGATGGCTTTCTATGCAATTAAGCTATGGCTAAGTGGAAtttgctctaattttttttgattgtatTGAATTCATGTAATCCAAGTCTTTTCGGTCTGTTTGTGGCTACATCTCGATgctgttaataaaatttttcagttaaaaaaaaaattgttggcaAAATTGATATTATAATGAAACTAATATTAAAGGTACAGCTTGAGACTACTGAGATTTTGACTTGGGTTGCCAATATGCCAAGAAGGGGCAAGATTAAAGTGGGCATTTAGTTTGTTGTGGCACAAAGTTTGACTCCTTACTTACTCCTACACATCATTGGGTTCATTTCAACTGCTTGTACACAAGATTTCatttatagtgtgtttggattgagggatttgggagaaGGGAAGATAAGGGAAAGGGAATGAAGAATGAAAGGGAGAGTAAATTTCCCTTCTCATGTTTGGCTTGGGATGGTGGCTTCTTCTAACCGGTTGGTGTCTCCCAATTTGGTCTTTTTGTCTAAAGCTTAGGGTATGCCCCTCGTACtttgtaaaattttaatattaatacATTACtgacttattaaaaaaaaaagtagtgtcTCAAGCTCAttagttatgcttggaattacAAGGGGCAGCGGACCCTAGCACTAAGTTTTACCCCGCTTATGTCCAATGCTGGATCCGCCTTTGCTCATGAattgggatcattggggccactTATCATCGGGGACACAACAGTgtcttgaaatttattttttttagagttttttttATGTCATGATTCACATTCACGAATATATATCGCAAATACAAAAATTCATTAATACTTATCGTTACTCGTGCCACTGGAGGCCTCTTTTTTGGGCTAAGGGAGCTTCACATAAGCTCATAGTAGGGTTAATAGAAATTTTGCTGCCCATAATTGTGTCCGCCTTTGGTTGACACTGTACCATATGTtgagagaaaattaaaaaaaaaaaacaaacagagagtgtttggattgagggatttggagggaattggatggaagattttattaaatttttgtcaaagttCTTATTCGTTAAAATAGAGTTATTTGGTGGGAAGGGatgactaattaaattatttataagtaAAAAACCTATTTTATCCTTATACATAACAATTAACATAAAACTAAAGATAAATTAGTGAATTAATCtaaaatctaaattttttttaatttatctaaaagagaaggaaaaatattattatctcttccctttccttctctcccctatcttctcttccattcccttcccccaaatccctcaatccaaacacaccctaAGACTCGCATAATAACTAACAAGTCATTCATTTGATAAACTATCAAATAGCAAACTCTAGCTCAAGCCTAACGTTCGATTCCTTGAGAGTTGAGCCTAGCTAGAACTTAGGTGAGAAATACAAGAGACGTACAAAGCAGACGGGTACAAGGTGGACAAAAGCTGGGTCAAATGGCTTATTAGAGTGGGCAAAAAATTGGGCTGAAggcctaatttttttttggacaaaaacaaaaaattctaTGGTGGGCAATTGGCTCCCGTTAATTCTGCCCTTGCGTACACGTAATCAAATCAAACGTGAAGTCCGTATACGATGTGAAGGTCCACTTGACTCTGTTATCATATGCATGTCTATTTTGTGCATGATTTGCGTTTAGCAATATATACCTATCTTGAATTGTGATTGGATTGACAGTTGTGAACAGCCTCAATTGTAGTCCCCTTatagtttttaaaaatatatatagtactACCACATATCAATAGCGCTACGTAACCCAGCTTTTAATAGCACAATGGAACCCAAATATCTTAAATGAAATCGTAAAACATTTTTACTCTTAAAATACAtgataatatcatttcaataagttgtattgttgtaaaataatcttaaaaaaaattttgagggtAAACCCCCActaaattttttcaaacaaatcagAATATAACAGTCCACTCCAAAATCAATTCATGATTCGGCCCTTGGTTGTGAATTCAAAATCTACAGCAACTGAGTCTGAGTCGGGCTTGAGTACTAGTAGATTGAGTACACATTGTTCTTCCTTGGGTGCAATTCCTTTTGGTGTTGGTTCTATTTCACTGACTCCTGGTATGTGAACGGGACAAGCAGCCACGCAGAATTGCAATATATTTGACTTACAATATCTTTTAACGTGACAAGATATGATTCCATTGTTTACATTGCGGCCTAtaacaatattaattatttcaacACTCAAGACTTGATCAATATATTTTTGACGTGACGATACACGACTTTAGGACTTGCATAGGACGGCCAGTTTGGTGGGGTGGGCCCAATTGTGGGCCCGCTTTCCCAACCTGCcccatcaaacacaaaattaagATTAACACTCCAAAAGAACAAACTTCGAGAAacgtttttttaaaatatttttttttgtgtgggtcCCACTAAAAATTATAAAGTATTGTTATTTTAAGCATGAGATCCACCTAAAAATTAAGGTTGCAGAGTAAAGTGTAATAATGACATCATGAATGACAAATCAATTTCTCTTATATTCTTTAAGAAGAaataacttttaaaaaaaatatatatgttagtTTTTAGGAACATGATAAAAGATGTCAGTGACATCCATCACAAAAATATCCTAATAGTGTGTGACACTCATTCATTAGGTGTGGTGAGTTGATGTAGGACTAGTTTactatatttataataaaatcgCTTAGTAGGCTTGAAAATCAACATATTGTCAAAGTTGTACGAAATTTGACCGGGTGACTCGGATTGACGTGGTGATCATAACTAGGTGCTAAATGAACCGCTTTATGTTTCAGGGATATTGTagtaattttatgttttgtatttttcatccttttagGGTTGTAGCCGCCCTAGTGATCGTTAACTTTGATtttgagaaatatattgaaaCCCTAAATAGTTTTCTTTGAAATCTGGTGGATTCTAGTGTTCTCTTGTCGATTAAATGTTCATTTGATCTTTGTTGTTTCCGCCTGCGTCATGAGTGTCACATATTGCTGGGGTACTTTTGGGATGGATATTGATGGGATTTATTGGAACGTTGTTTTAGCAATGTAGTTTTTTATGCtaattaaatcaaaatatccTGAGAAGAGTCTTAATTAATGCAGACTTGAATATTGTTAATATAAATCCAAGAAGTTAGAATTGTGTGATTGTCCATGTTGTAGGAGTCTATTTATGATATAAATACTGCATATGGTCGGTGTCTGCCGCAATTCAAAACCAAGACCAAAATGGTTTCCGGGTCATCGAAATTTTCGtttgtgtaatatatatatatatatatatacacagtcCATACGTAtagagaaacaaataaaattattaataatcATGCCACGAAACAATAGTAGTAGTAGTGCATCAAGACATGATCGAAGTTTGATTGAGAAAAACCGAAGAATGCACATGAGGGTTCTTTACTCCAATCTCTCCTCACTCATTGCTCTCAACTCTTCTCAGGTCCTCCCTCTCTACTCAAGCACACAAATAAACATTGACACAAAGAGGAAGACTAATTGTTATATTTGTTGTTGTAGGTGTCGGTGCCGGAGTTGGTGGACAGGGCCACGGATTACATAAAGGGCTTGGATTCGAGAGTTAAACAACTACaccaaagaaaagaagcaatttTGACAGGTGAAGAGGTTTCCATAACAAGTGATCAATATCAATTATTGGCTGCAAACGTTACATCATCGTCAGGATCAGTACCCATCGTTGAAGTTGGAGCATTTGAGTCTACTTTGGAAGTGAACTTGATTTGTGGTTCAGATGACATGTTTAAGTTGACTGAAGTTATTAGGGTTCTTGAGGAAGAAGGAGCAGTCATCATCACTTCTACATGCCACAAAGAGGGTGACAGGGTTTTCTATACCATCCATTCACAGGTATTGTGCATCTTCAATTGGTTTTCTTCGATCACTTATAATCATATATGCAatgcaaacatatatatatacattgtctTTTAAAATGCAGGCTATAATCCCTAGAATTGGTATAGACGCTTCAAGAGTACATGAGAGGTTGAAGATGTTGTTTTCTTGAATTCAACACAGGCGGAGGCATGAAGTAATGTTGCGATGGGTTAATTCTAAAATAATATCACATTGATCTACTCAAAAGACTTTTGTGGGGTCCGAGAGCAACATCCCCATAAATGTTTTTTAGAGCTATTTACAATAGCACAACTACCTTAAATGATATTATCGATGAACAACTCTCAAGTAAGCATAAATAATTTtagcaataaaattaaatgTTATGGAATATCATTTACATGTATgagattaatataaaattatctaTGAAATATAAATGCAATGTCCTATTGTCCATATGTCCTAGAGAACAACTTTTTCTCTGGATCATCAAATTTGCATCCCCACTTAGTTTCTTCGTTGGAAACTCTATTGGTTAGATTGGGTAACCAAAATGACAATTATTAGATTTGATTACCCCGTTGGAAATGCTCCATTAATAAGAACAAGTTTGTAAACGTCAATATCACTTTATGTTTAAAAAACAGAGTAGTGATATAGTTTTATGATTTTATCCATCAAACTAGAACTAGTTGTCCCGTGTTGGTGTCAATTTTATTACAAAACGTAGCAACATAGAGTTTTCGATGATGGTGCCAAGCCATCGATGGGTTCACGAGCTTTGTCATTGTCCCTAATAAAATGTTAAGTGTACTTGTAAATCATTCATTTTATGTTTAAAAGACCGGAATCACATCAAGATTCCACAATCTTCACTCACCAACCTACAATCAAACACTCAATTACCACCTAAACCCTGTCGAAATCTATATCCAGACTAAACAACACTCAATGGTTAAACAATATACTGATGCCAACTCCGAGCAAGCCGCAAAGAAGCTGAGTGGTAGTTTGGTCAATAAGAGGGTTGAACCGGGCAAATTTTTCAGAGAATCGATGCTCAAGGAGGGTACAGTGATGCCTATGCCGGACATTAGAGATAAAATGCCGGAAAAATCATTTTTGCCCCGGACAATTGTCTCAAAATTACCATTCTCAACTTCCAAGGTTGGCGAAATCAAGCAAATCGAGTGACAACTCAACCATGGAAACCATAATCAAAGATGCTTTGAGCGAGTGTGAGAGAGTTCCAAGCGTCGGCGAAACCGAGCGCTGCGTAGCCTCTATCGAGGACATGATCGACTTCGCGAGCTCGGTTTTGGGCCGAAACATGGCTGTTAAGGGGTCAAAGCAGAATATCCAGATTGGGTTGGTTAAAGGAATCAACGGCGGAAGAGTAACCAAGTCTGTATCCTGTCACCAGAGTCTGTACGCGTACTTGCTATATTGGCAAAAATACACATTTCATCTTTGAACTATATTCCAGGTTTCAATTTcgttcctaatttttttttggtacgaAAATCGTCCTCGAACTATCCAAAAGTACCGATTTTATACTAGAAGTCTGATTGACGCTGAAAAAAGCCAACGTGGTGCCTAGTTGGCATACTGAAAAAATCTCAATTGGCAAATTTTGTTAAATCACAACgttttgtccttaaactatCAAAATGTAATACTTTTGGTCCTTCAACTAAAAAAGACCTAACAAATTGTCCACATCCATACACAAACCATACTAACAACTTCGTCAGAATATCTAAAATCATAATAAGAAGACAACAATATCAAGGTTCAGTACATATCAATTACAAAACATAGAAACATTACAAAAATAGTAGCTCCTTTAACTGGAGTCCAGAGTACCTCTTACTGATGTTGCTGTAAAGATGGCATACACAGAATTGATGCTCATGTTGTGATTCTAATGATTGCAATACATTGACCAAACCCTAGTGTGTCAAAACAAAACACAGTTAGTAATTCACATTATAGCAGAAATTAAAACAGTTAGCAATCTCAATTATTACAAAACAACTTACCTTCTGCCTATCACTTATGAATGTCAGCTTCCCTTTAGCTCTAATGTCCTGCAACAGCCTATTAACGAACCAATCCCATGTATCTGTGTTCTCATGTCTCACAACTACTATTGCAATTGGCAGTATACCATCATTAGGGTTCTTCCCAACAGCTGCCAGAATTTGACCACCATAAATTCCCTTCAGGAAGCAACCATCCAAACCAACAATTAGCCTACAAGCTGCTAAAAAAGCTTTTTTACACCCATCAAGGCACATGTACAATCTGTCAAACTTAGGTTGCATATTCCTTTCAGATGTAGGATTTTCCACAAAAGCAAATTATGGTGGTCTATCAACATTGTCGCAACCGGG
Proteins encoded in this window:
- the LOC119999399 gene encoding transcription factor bHLH167-like, with protein sequence MHMRVLYSNLSSLIALNSSQVSVPELVDRATDYIKGLDSRVKQLHQRKEAILTGEEVSITSDQYQLLAANVTSSSGSVPIVEVGAFESTLEVNLICGSDDMFKLTEVIRVLEEEGAVIITSTCHKEGDRVFYTIHSQAIIPRIGIDASRVHERLKMLFS